A stretch of DNA from Geminocystis sp. M7585_C2015_104:
ATGGGTGCAAATCTTCAGCAAGCCAGTGCCTCTGATTGCTTTTTCATCACTGCTAGGCTAACCTATGCCTGTCTGAGAAAAGGGGTGTTCAAAAAAGCCTGTTTTCTAGAGGCTAACCTGGAAGAGGCTGACTTTAGGGAGGCAATTCTAATTCAGGCTGATTTTAGTCTTGCCAAGCTGAAAAATGCCAACTTTATTGCGGCCACACTTACCGATGTGATTTTCGAGGATTTACAAGTCAGTCTGGCTTCCGCCTAGTAGTAAATCATGGCGAAAAAATCCCTCTTCTGTTATAATGGTAGGGCTGTCAGAATTCGCACATCTGGGCTATCGGGTGTTTCCAAGAAGGGAAATCACATTGCCCAGATGGAGGATTAACCCGAAAACAGGAGAGGATTATAATGGCCGTAGTCACCCTAAAAGAATTATTAGATTGTGGAGTCCACTTTGGACATCAAACCCGCCGTTGGAATCCCAAAATGGCCCCTTACATCTATACTGCCAGAAATGGGGTTCATATCATCGACCTGGTACAAACAGCACAACTTTTGGAAGAAGCCTATGGCTTTTTGAAAAAAGCGGCAGAGGGGGGTAAAAAAGTCCTATTTGTTGGCACAAAAAGACAGGCTGCCGGGATTGTGGCGCAAGAAGCGAAAAGATGTGGCTCCCATTATATCAACCAACGGTGGCTGGGGGGAATGCTAACCAACTGGGAGACAATCAAATCCCGTATCAGTTACCTCAAAGAGTTGGAAATCCTAGAGGAAAGTGGCGCACTTGACAGACGTCCAAAAAAGGAAGCATCCGTCTTGCGACGAAAGCTGGAAAAACTACGTAAGTACTTCGGCGGCATAAAAGACATGCGACGGGTGCCGGATATTGTAATTATAGTTGACACAAAAAGAGAGTACAATGCAGTGAAAGAATGTCAGAAGCTAGGGTTGACAATAGTGTCCATGTTGGACACAAATTGTGACCCGGATGGCATAGACTACCCCATTCCAGCCAATGATGATGCCATCAGGTCTATTAAACTGATAATAGGTAAATTGGCTGATGCCATCTACGAAGGACGTTATAACAAAGCCGCCGCTGAAGGCAGACTGGATGAATTCCTTGCCTCCGTATCCGCCGCTGGGGAAGGGGAATACGAGATGGAGGAAGAGGAAGAGGAAATGGAAGAAGAATTGGATATGGATGAAGAGGAATTAGTAGAATCCTATGGCGGCGAATAAATAGACGCACACTGATAAAAACTGATAAAAGGGGAGAGGTATATCTATACTTCCCCCTTGTCGTTTCCTGTGGGTGATTTTCAATCTGGTCAAATCATGTCATTATTATTCAGTGACCCTATTTATCGGTGAGAGTATTATGGTGGAAATATCAGCGAAACTGGTAAAGGAACTAAGAGAAAAAACCAATGCGGGGATGATGGACTGTAAAAAAGCCCTTCAGGAAAGTGGGGGAGACATGGAAAAGGCTATAGAGTGGCTACGTCAAAAGGGAATTGCCTCTGCCGAGAAGAAAGCAGGGAGAGTCGCCGCTGAGGGGATTATTGAAAGTTACATCCACACCGGTGGCAGAATTGGTGTCTTAGTAGAAGTCAACTGTGAGACTGATTTTGTCGCCCGCAGAGAGGATTTCCATGCTCTAGCCAAGGATATTGCCATGCAGATTGCCGCTTGCCCCAACGTGGAGTATGTTAAAATCAGCGACATTCCCGAAGAGGTAGTCGCCAAGGAAAGAGAAATAGAAATGGGTAGGGAAGACTTAGCCAACAAACCAGAAAACATCCGTGAGAAAATTGTAGAGGGGAGGGTACAAAAACGCCTTTCTGAGATGTGTCTTCTCTCCCAACCCTACATTAGGGATCAGTCTATCACAGTGGAACAGTTGATTAAACAATACATTGCCAAAATCGGCGAGAATATTCAAGTTCGTCGTTTTGCCCGTTTTGTTTTAGGGGAGGGGATTGAGAAAAAAGAAACTAATTTTGCCCAAGAAGTTGCCGCCCAGACTGGTGCCACTACTAATTCTTAAGGCCCTTTGCCATAAGACCATATTTTTATTTTCCTTCCCTAGAGGAAAACAAATCACCACATTTCTAGACGGGCAAACCGTTATGGTTACCAGAAGGTGGTAGAAAATCCTTCCTTTTTACAAATGGGTTTCTACACCTTCTATCTTCTTTTGTCTCCATAGAGGAAACTAATACTTCCTTGTTGCTATTATATGATACTCATCCTGTTGCTATTATAGTAGCCAGTGCCTTCTATTGTTTTTTTTGTTTACTCCTCCAACTAAAATGGACTGTCAGGGCGGATTTGTGATCCATATTCCTCCTTATAGGTAATTATGGCGGCGGCTATCAAGCGATTAAGAGATAATATAGCTATCATTCACCAGCAGGTGGGAGATATAGCCCAACAACTGAAAGATTTTTACAGGGAATATTTTCCCCAACTACAGTCGGCGGTAAAACGGCAAATAGTCCAGGCATTTTATCATATTTGTACCCAAAAATATCCCCAGGCTTTTCTAGATTTGAGTTATCAAGACAGATACAATCTCCAGCAAAAAATAAAAGAATTGGGGGTTATATTTGCCAAAAATCTGTGCCAGAAGCTAAACAGTATAGAGGAAATTAAATCTCAGCCGATATTGGTGGATTTAACAAGAGGAATCTTAGCATCCTTGGGAGAGCAAGGGAAAGAAGACTCTCAGATTGAAGGGAAAATAGACAATTCTACTGCTTCGACTCAACTTGCACCAGCAACCCTGTTAAGATTCATGATGGTGGTGGAAAATGCCGTTGAAGCCAGCTTATTAGATGTTTCTCAATTAGCCAATCTTCTCCTTCAAGTCGCAAGAATTCTTCCTCAGAATATCCCCAATAGAATACTAGAAATGGCTTTGAAGGCGGGGGAAAATTCTTCTTTTGTGACTGGTGTACCCAATATCCTTAGTGTTTTAATTGAAAAAGATGAAAAGTCTCAAGAAGCAAATGTGGCTCCAGTGGTGGCCGTTTCCCTTAGACTAAATGAGATAGAATTTTATGACAATAATTTAAATTCTCTCCGTCAGCGGGGTATAGAAATTTTCAAGAGACTTTCCGCCCTGGAAACGGAATACCAACAACTAAGTCAAAAACTGGCCGTTGCCGAGGCGGAGTCTGCTTGGCGTGCCAGTTGGTGCGATGACTAAACTTGTTAGCATTTAAGGTGGGCATGAAGGAAAAAAAATTAATTATTCCAGAAGTGATTGTTGGCCTGGGAAATCCCGGGGCACAATATGAACACACTCGCCATAATATCGGCTTTGAAATAGTAGATTTTTTGGCCGATAAGTGGGGATTAGTATGGCAAAAGAGCACCAAGTTTCAGGGCTTGTTTACCGAGGGTTTTGTCCACTCTCAAAAGAGGATTTTTCTCCTTAAACCCCTGACTTATATGAATAACTCCGGCATTTCTGTGCGGGCAATTTTAGACTGGTATAAATTGTCGACTAACTCCATTTTGGTGGTCTATGACGACATGGATTTGCCCTTTGGCAAAATTCGCCTGCGTTTGTCTGGCTCTTCTGGTGGCCACAATGGCATAAAGTCCATCATCAGTCACCTCGGTACTCAGGATTTCCCCCGTTTTCGTGTAGGCATCGGCAAATCTGTCCATAAAGACGCCACCGTAAGTCATGTTTTAGGTAAGTTTTCTCCCCAGGAAAGAGAGGCTATTCCTAGTTTGTTAGACTTGTGTTATCAGGCCATTGACTGTTGTATTAGGGAGGGAGTGGAAAAAGGCATGAGCATCTACAACCAAAAATCCATAAGTCTAATACCTAATACTGCAGCGTAAATTTGCTACCTAGATTCCCTTTAAATAGCCCACTCAATCGTCAAAATAACCCGGCAAGCACCTATTTTCCTCCCTTGAATTTTATCAAATACCTATTATTAAAAACTGACTGTATTGGGCTACCAAGAAAGATTTTGCCCTGCCAAAAACTTAAGACAAAACCCCTTTTTCCACCTCCCTACTTCCCAGGTTGTTTTACAGATTGTTGCCGAGTGTGAAAAATTATTACAATTTTACCCCAAAATCCCCCCGGGGGGCATCCCAAAAAGGGGTTGGTCCCAATAG
This window harbors:
- the rpsB gene encoding 30S ribosomal protein S2; amino-acid sequence: MAVVTLKELLDCGVHFGHQTRRWNPKMAPYIYTARNGVHIIDLVQTAQLLEEAYGFLKKAAEGGKKVLFVGTKRQAAGIVAQEAKRCGSHYINQRWLGGMLTNWETIKSRISYLKELEILEESGALDRRPKKEASVLRRKLEKLRKYFGGIKDMRRVPDIVIIVDTKREYNAVKECQKLGLTIVSMLDTNCDPDGIDYPIPANDDAIRSIKLIIGKLADAIYEGRYNKAAAEGRLDEFLASVSAAGEGEYEMEEEEEEMEEELDMDEEELVESYGGE
- the tsf gene encoding translation elongation factor Ts, producing MVEISAKLVKELREKTNAGMMDCKKALQESGGDMEKAIEWLRQKGIASAEKKAGRVAAEGIIESYIHTGGRIGVLVEVNCETDFVARREDFHALAKDIAMQIAACPNVEYVKISDIPEEVVAKEREIEMGREDLANKPENIREKIVEGRVQKRLSEMCLLSQPYIRDQSITVEQLIKQYIAKIGENIQVRRFARFVLGEGIEKKETNFAQEVAAQTGATTNS
- a CDS encoding aminoacyl-tRNA hydrolase; amino-acid sequence: MKEKKLIIPEVIVGLGNPGAQYEHTRHNIGFEIVDFLADKWGLVWQKSTKFQGLFTEGFVHSQKRIFLLKPLTYMNNSGISVRAILDWYKLSTNSILVVYDDMDLPFGKIRLRLSGSSGGHNGIKSIISHLGTQDFPRFRVGIGKSVHKDATVSHVLGKFSPQEREAIPSLLDLCYQAIDCCIREGVEKGMSIYNQKSISLIPNTAA